In Negativicutes bacterium, the following are encoded in one genomic region:
- a CDS encoding M14 family metallopeptidase, protein MQLMTPKEFLGFEPGSDRTLADWPQMLAYFEHLAAASERVKLTEMGKSTEGKPFINLIISSEYNMKHLETHRQNQARLADPRGLSDEDARELIRIGKTIVMISCGIHSTEIAGPEYSMALAYSLAAATMPNAEQILDNVILVLVPSLNPDGHQMITEWYRKNLDTPYEGGVMPWLYQKYVGHDNNRDWYTFSQVENRLTVEEIHNQWHPQIIYDMHQMGTTAARFFIPPYVDPIEPNVDPIIQQEIVWIGSAMAQELTAQDKKGVLIHGIYDAWNPARAFQHTHGGIRILTEAASCKIATPVSVKFEELSTGIGYDGKVRAWNFPEPWTGGEWHLSDIIEYERLATEALLTHAARNRETWLRNFLQIGRKAVNRQGAPYAFVIPAGQRATDSVYRLLRIFQIGQVELYTADQPFSFNGKTYAAGSVIIPAGQPYFAFAKCLLEVQDYPDIREYPGGPPQRPYDVTAFTQGLLMGIDTVTVTEPLSVRMTRLSDVTPKAAAAPRSDASCYIVDPKLNDGFAFVNDLLQNGFKVERLTKTIETKEAVLPAGLWVIPTQVGLARLMQDWAEKGLVITPWENGLPTCSLRPVRFGLYKSWTGEMDEGWLRFVLEQFHFDFESPGNELIQAGNLIEKYDALILPNMPVQRIQEGLPESMVPAPYFGGLGEAGAAALKDFVQAGGVLIAIDHAVDYAIETLGIPARNILAKLPPKDFYIPGSLLRVFVNNEHPVTWGAEKAEPIWFQRSGALAVDSGTVLAHYPSSNLLLSGWMLDPQAQLNGRSALCEIPMGKGRIVCFAFNPIYRAQAHNTYKLIFNAILSAGIK, encoded by the coding sequence ATGCAGCTCATGACACCAAAGGAATTCTTAGGCTTTGAGCCCGGCAGTGACCGCACGCTGGCCGATTGGCCGCAGATGCTGGCCTATTTTGAACATCTGGCTGCGGCTTCCGAACGGGTCAAACTGACTGAAATGGGAAAATCCACCGAGGGTAAACCTTTCATCAATCTGATCATCTCCTCGGAATACAACATGAAACATCTGGAAACCCATCGGCAAAACCAGGCGCGTCTGGCTGATCCCAGAGGCTTATCGGACGAGGATGCCAGGGAATTGATTCGCATCGGCAAAACGATTGTGATGATTTCCTGCGGAATTCATTCTACCGAAATCGCCGGACCCGAATACAGCATGGCGCTGGCTTATTCCCTGGCTGCCGCAACGATGCCAAATGCGGAACAAATTTTGGACAACGTTATTTTAGTGCTGGTCCCTTCCCTGAATCCGGACGGACATCAGATGATTACAGAGTGGTACCGTAAAAATCTGGATACTCCCTATGAAGGCGGCGTCATGCCCTGGCTCTATCAAAAATACGTCGGACATGATAACAACCGCGATTGGTATACCTTCAGCCAGGTAGAAAATCGCCTGACGGTGGAGGAAATCCATAATCAATGGCATCCGCAAATTATCTATGACATGCATCAAATGGGAACCACTGCCGCCCGTTTCTTTATTCCGCCTTATGTCGATCCCATTGAACCGAATGTGGATCCGATCATTCAGCAGGAAATCGTCTGGATCGGCTCTGCCATGGCGCAGGAGCTCACCGCTCAGGATAAAAAAGGCGTCTTGATCCATGGCATTTATGACGCCTGGAACCCGGCGCGCGCCTTCCAACATACCCATGGCGGCATCCGTATCCTGACGGAAGCGGCCTCCTGCAAAATCGCCACACCGGTCAGTGTAAAATTCGAAGAATTGAGTACGGGTATCGGTTATGACGGAAAAGTACGCGCCTGGAATTTCCCGGAACCCTGGACCGGCGGCGAATGGCATCTTTCTGATATCATCGAGTATGAACGGCTGGCCACCGAAGCCTTACTTACCCACGCAGCCCGCAACCGGGAAACCTGGCTGCGCAACTTCCTGCAGATCGGCCGCAAAGCAGTGAACCGTCAGGGGGCGCCTTACGCTTTTGTAATTCCCGCCGGACAAAGAGCGACAGACAGCGTTTACCGCCTGCTGCGCATCTTCCAGATTGGGCAAGTCGAACTCTATACGGCGGATCAGCCGTTCAGCTTCAATGGCAAGACGTATGCTGCCGGTTCTGTAATTATTCCTGCCGGTCAGCCTTATTTTGCTTTTGCAAAATGTCTGCTGGAGGTCCAGGATTACCCCGATATCCGCGAATATCCCGGCGGACCGCCCCAGCGTCCCTATGATGTCACCGCATTTACGCAAGGTCTCTTAATGGGCATCGATACGGTGACGGTCACAGAGCCGCTGAGCGTTAGGATGACACGCCTCTCTGATGTGACACCGAAAGCCGCAGCGGCGCCCCGCAGCGATGCTTCCTGCTACATTGTCGATCCCAAACTGAACGACGGCTTTGCTTTTGTCAATGATTTACTGCAAAATGGCTTCAAAGTAGAACGTCTGACCAAAACCATCGAAACCAAAGAGGCCGTGCTCCCCGCCGGTTTATGGGTAATCCCAACCCAGGTCGGCCTGGCGAGATTGATGCAGGACTGGGCGGAAAAAGGTCTTGTGATTACCCCCTGGGAGAATGGACTGCCTACCTGCAGTCTGCGTCCCGTCCGTTTCGGTCTCTACAAGAGCTGGACCGGTGAAATGGATGAAGGCTGGCTGCGCTTTGTTTTAGAACAATTCCACTTTGACTTCGAGAGCCCCGGCAATGAGCTGATTCAGGCTGGCAACCTGATTGAAAAGTATGATGCCTTGATCCTGCCGAATATGCCGGTACAGCGGATTCAGGAAGGTTTACCGGAAAGCATGGTTCCTGCTCCCTATTTTGGTGGTTTAGGCGAAGCGGGTGCCGCGGCTTTGAAAGATTTTGTCCAGGCCGGCGGTGTTCTGATCGCCATCGATCACGCCGTTGATTATGCCATTGAGACACTCGGAATCCCCGCCAGGAACATCTTGGCTAAATTACCTCCCAAAGATTTTTATATTCCCGGCTCTCTGCTGCGTGTTTTCGTCAATAACGAACATCCGGTAACCTGGGGTGCGGAAAAAGCAGAACCCATCTGGTTCCAGCGCTCGGGTGCTTTAGCGGTTGATAGCGGCACGGTTCTCGCTCATTATCCCAGTTCGAATCTCCTGCTATCCGGTTGGATGCTGGATCCGCAGGCGCAGCTCAACGGCCGCAGCGCTCTCTGCGAAATTCCCATGGGAAAAGGCCGGATCGTTTGCTTCGCTTT
- a CDS encoding RidA family protein — MSNIENRLKTLGIVLPPPAAPLGIYRPAKQIGNLIYTSGCGSRSYIGRVGSDFSIAVGQAAAREAVLNCLAAIQSLTGDLDRVEEIWKLLGFIRSAAGFSEQPNVLNGASQLLLDLFGEAGQHARSAIGVSELPEGIAVEIEMIVKVRD, encoded by the coding sequence ATGTCAAACATCGAAAACCGTTTAAAAACACTGGGTATCGTGTTGCCCCCGCCTGCTGCTCCTCTGGGGATCTACCGCCCGGCCAAACAAATCGGTAATCTGATCTATACCAGCGGCTGCGGATCCCGCAGTTATATCGGACGGGTCGGCAGCGACTTCAGCATCGCTGTCGGTCAGGCCGCCGCCAGAGAGGCTGTGCTCAATTGTCTGGCGGCAATCCAGTCTTTGACCGGCGATTTGGACCGCGTCGAAGAAATTTGGAAGTTACTCGGTTTTATCCGTTCCGCCGCCGGCTTTTCCGAGCAGCCGAACGTTCTCAACGGAGCTTCGCAGCTTTTGCTTGATTTGTTCGGTGAAGCCGGACAACATGCCCGCTCTGCCATTGGTGTTTCCGAATTACCGGAAGGTATTGCCGTTGAAATCGAAATGATTGTTAAAGTAAGAGACTGA
- a CDS encoding MATE family efflux transporter, whose translation MEDTRKARLAQMEAITTKEMRSKIFDMAWPATVEAVLQMMIGMVTSAMIGQVSTVAIGAVGLGKRITQLVWALFAAIGTGSTVMVARSIGAGNQKAANRFAEQAITLTLSIILIFTLVLVLFPGRLISLLYGSTGELLENATLYLKITALGVPFMSITQVVGALMRGAGNTKVPMMVASTMNIINAVLGYLLIFGKFGLPALGLKGAAWAMVIAQVIGGFMALYILYFRQNSLSLRFSGLRFVWKDTKQILNIGVPAATENLFLQFGGIMLTSLVASFGTVSLAAHQQGMTAESLSYMPSTGFSIAATAFVSMSVGAGSIPLAQRYVKELVKLDLALTAFTASILLFFPKVVFTLLSNDPAVVNLGAKYLILMGICQIPQQMTGLLNGALRGAGDTKATMVISSVGYWLVRLPLSYLLSRYFNLGIMGVWYAMTIDIFVRFAMSFTRYQIMGTWKKKALQDTIN comes from the coding sequence ATGGAAGATACGCGTAAGGCTCGCCTGGCGCAGATGGAAGCCATCACAACCAAAGAAATGCGCAGCAAGATTTTTGATATGGCGTGGCCGGCTACGGTAGAGGCCGTGCTGCAAATGATGATTGGTATGGTCACCTCCGCAATGATCGGCCAGGTCAGCACCGTCGCCATCGGTGCCGTTGGTTTAGGCAAACGCATCACCCAATTGGTTTGGGCTTTGTTTGCCGCCATCGGTACCGGCTCAACCGTTATGGTTGCCCGATCCATCGGTGCAGGCAATCAGAAGGCAGCCAATCGTTTTGCGGAACAGGCGATTACCCTAACGTTAAGCATTATTTTAATCTTTACCTTGGTGCTCGTACTGTTTCCCGGTCGCCTGATCTCGCTTCTCTATGGGTCGACCGGCGAATTATTGGAGAACGCCACGCTCTATTTAAAGATCACGGCACTGGGCGTGCCGTTTATGTCGATTACCCAGGTGGTAGGCGCGCTGATGCGCGGCGCGGGCAATACAAAGGTGCCGATGATGGTTGCTTCCACCATGAACATCATCAATGCGGTTTTGGGTTATCTTTTGATTTTTGGTAAATTCGGCCTGCCCGCCCTGGGCTTGAAAGGGGCAGCCTGGGCGATGGTGATTGCGCAGGTGATCGGCGGTTTTATGGCGCTTTATATTCTGTATTTTCGTCAGAACAGTCTGTCGCTGCGGTTTAGCGGTCTGCGTTTTGTCTGGAAGGATACCAAACAGATCCTGAATATCGGCGTACCGGCGGCAACTGAAAATTTGTTCCTGCAATTCGGCGGAATTATGCTGACTTCCCTGGTAGCCTCTTTTGGTACGGTCTCGCTGGCGGCGCATCAGCAGGGAATGACGGCGGAATCGCTGTCGTATATGCCTTCTACCGGCTTTTCCATTGCGGCCACGGCATTCGTCAGCATGTCGGTCGGAGCCGGTTCGATTCCTCTGGCGCAGCGTTATGTCAAAGAACTGGTCAAATTGGATCTTGCGCTGACTGCTTTTACCGCTTCCATTCTCCTGTTCTTTCCGAAAGTGGTCTTCACGCTGCTGAGCAATGATCCGGCGGTGGTGAACCTGGGGGCGAAATATCTGATTCTGATGGGAATCTGCCAAATTCCGCAGCAGATGACCGGACTGCTCAACGGGGCGCTCAGAGGGGCGGGAGACACCAAAGCAACTATGGTGATCAGTTCCGTCGGTTATTGGCTGGTCCGTTTGCCGTTGTCTTATTTATTATCCCGCTATTTCAATCTTGGCATTATGGGTGTCTGGTATGCCATGACCATTGATATTTTCGTCCGGTTCGCGATGAGCTTTACGCGTTATCAAATCATGGGGACCTGGAAAAAGAAAGCACTGCAGGATACGATTAATTAA
- a CDS encoding UvrD-helicase domain-containing protein, which produces MRAAAHAAYLEETHHLRMTLEQIQQWKEKLVEQAHSSQAEIDEILSNLADAKKPEDLTQAQQLEMTRVEAALTRRTVLSLAEKDPYFGRIDLSTLEYEFQHNVNFEHVGNKESRGGVRVRDNTPPTEVLYLGKLGVENEENGTQLIVDWRAPVADLYYAGIQGRTHFEGPYGPIEVELHLLRRILIESGCLKEISDQEEAAGIDDFLLSRLRENAGTGMKDIISTIQKDQNEIIRLPFTQPLVVQGVAGSGKTSVALHRMSYLLYAKRKEIYPEDTLILTPSRLFFGYIASVMPDLDIRRCRQKTFAEIVLEQIDQKINLQTTAQWMTRYCNQTASAIQPPLQKEAELLQVKGSLAAIAAIDRYFSFLVGVILPAEDLMTADGVVLAKHDDMKLRYDDLKHLPLDKRVKIMHRWLQIQSKRRSAKAKEEIYDYYERRLEIVRSRFPVHLQHMPNPKAIQLLQERDDALKRLQAQVDLALKQYRQQMPKQLSLLNLYQELLGNEENLSRFWPELSAELRSAMVSHHNRAVSHLDQEDLALLLRLKELLYGLKEQYIHVVIDEAQDLNPAEFFMIRRLLGDTTSMTIVGDLAQGIYPQRGLTDWSSLMDDIIHDKQIVYREMRRSYRSSAEIINLANTLLLQENTTAAEAVRHTGDLPVLHGFAAGPKAWQQKAAAVVAQIKIWQQHADLNTFAVLCKGSQNCRKLYQALQALLPGEVELISEETDRYQSKIVVLPVFLAKGLEFDACFVADAENTVYSNSKADRHLLYVALTRPLHRLAVYYSGTIADCLRDLPSSLYQT; this is translated from the coding sequence ATGCGTGCCGCTGCCCATGCCGCTTACTTGGAAGAAACGCATCATCTCCGCATGACTCTGGAGCAGATTCAGCAGTGGAAAGAAAAACTGGTGGAGCAGGCTCATTCCTCTCAGGCAGAAATCGACGAAATTCTGAGCAATCTCGCCGATGCGAAAAAGCCGGAGGATCTGACACAGGCGCAGCAATTGGAAATGACCCGGGTCGAAGCCGCTTTGACCCGCCGTACGGTGCTGAGTCTGGCTGAAAAAGATCCCTATTTCGGTCGTATAGATCTTTCCACCCTGGAGTATGAATTTCAGCACAATGTCAATTTCGAGCATGTCGGTAATAAGGAATCCAGGGGCGGCGTCAGAGTCCGCGACAATACTCCGCCGACCGAAGTATTATACTTAGGCAAACTGGGTGTGGAAAACGAGGAAAACGGCACTCAATTGATTGTTGACTGGCGCGCTCCGGTCGCTGACCTTTATTATGCCGGTATCCAGGGCCGCACCCATTTTGAGGGCCCTTACGGTCCGATTGAAGTGGAATTGCATTTGCTGCGACGGATTTTAATAGAGAGCGGCTGTCTGAAGGAAATTTCCGACCAGGAAGAAGCGGCCGGCATTGATGATTTTCTCTTATCGCGTTTACGGGAAAATGCCGGCACCGGTATGAAGGACATCATCTCTACCATCCAAAAAGATCAAAACGAAATCATCCGCTTACCTTTTACGCAGCCTTTGGTTGTGCAAGGTGTGGCCGGCAGCGGTAAAACATCCGTCGCCTTGCATCGCATGTCCTATTTGCTCTATGCCAAACGCAAGGAGATTTACCCGGAAGATACCCTGATTCTGACACCGAGCCGTTTATTTTTCGGTTACATCGCTTCCGTCATGCCGGATTTGGATATCCGGCGCTGCCGGCAGAAAACCTTTGCAGAAATTGTTCTGGAACAAATCGATCAAAAAATCAACCTGCAAACCACGGCGCAATGGATGACCCGTTACTGCAATCAGACAGCCAGCGCGATTCAGCCTCCTCTGCAGAAAGAAGCGGAACTGCTGCAAGTCAAAGGGAGTCTGGCGGCGATTGCTGCCATCGACCGCTATTTCTCGTTTCTGGTCGGTGTGATTCTGCCGGCTGAGGATTTAATGACGGCAGACGGTGTCGTTTTGGCAAAACACGACGACATGAAACTGCGTTATGACGACCTGAAGCATCTGCCGCTCGACAAACGAGTGAAAATCATGCACCGTTGGCTGCAAATTCAGAGTAAACGGCGCAGCGCGAAGGCAAAAGAAGAGATTTACGACTATTACGAACGCCGTCTGGAAATAGTACGCAGCCGCTTCCCGGTTCATTTGCAGCATATGCCCAACCCCAAGGCGATTCAGCTGCTGCAGGAACGTGACGATGCCCTCAAACGCCTGCAGGCACAAGTGGACCTGGCGCTGAAGCAGTACCGGCAGCAAATGCCGAAACAGCTTTCCCTGCTCAATTTGTATCAGGAACTGCTGGGCAATGAAGAAAACCTCAGCCGTTTCTGGCCGGAATTGTCAGCGGAACTGCGCAGCGCCATGGTTTCCCATCATAATCGCGCGGTCAGCCATCTGGATCAGGAAGATCTCGCTCTTCTGCTGCGTCTGAAAGAACTATTATACGGTTTAAAAGAGCAGTATATCCATGTCGTCATCGATGAGGCGCAGGATTTAAATCCGGCGGAGTTTTTTATGATCCGCCGTTTGCTGGGAGATACCACTTCCATGACCATCGTCGGCGATCTGGCGCAAGGCATCTATCCGCAGCGCGGCCTGACCGATTGGAGCAGCCTGATGGATGATATCATCCACGACAAGCAGATCGTTTACCGCGAAATGAGGCGCAGCTACCGCAGTTCGGCAGAAATCATCAACTTAGCGAATACGCTGCTGCTGCAGGAAAACACCACCGCTGCAGAAGCGGTGCGTCACACCGGTGATTTACCGGTGCTGCACGGCTTTGCGGCCGGTCCTAAAGCCTGGCAGCAAAAAGCGGCGGCGGTCGTGGCGCAAATCAAAATCTGGCAGCAGCATGCCGATCTGAATACCTTTGCCGTTTTATGCAAAGGCAGCCAAAACTGCCGGAAATTGTATCAGGCCCTGCAGGCTCTTTTGCCCGGGGAAGTGGAATTAATCAGCGAGGAGACCGATCGATATCAAAGTAAAATCGTGGTCCTGCCGGTGTTCTTAGCCAAAGGTTTGGAATTTGACGCCTGTTTTGTGGCAGATGCCGAAAACACCGTCTACAGCAACAGCAAGGCGGACCGACATCTGCTCTATGTTGCGCTGACCCGGCCTTTACATCGCCTCGCCGTCTATTACAGCGGCACCATTGCCGATTGTCTGCGTGATTTACCTTCTTCACTCTATCAAACATAA
- a CDS encoding thymidine phosphorylase has product MTMTMVDIINAKREGQTLSRAEIAYFVEQYAEGLIPDYQAAALLMAICCRGADERETFDLTEAMLKSGKELDLQRIAGIKVDKHSTGGVGDKLTLVAAPLAAAAGVKVAKMSGRGLGHTGGTLDKLESIPGFHSVMEPEAFIRQVDRMGLAIIGQTHDLVPADQKLYALRDVTGTVQSIPLIAASIMSKKLAAGSNKILLDVTVGNGAFMKTEAEAVELARLMVAIGKTAGRETVAVLTDMSEPLGYAIGNSLEIEEAMAALNGGGPQDLRELALFFAAEMLKLAGLSQAEAQDRRRLEELLDHGQALAKFLEMVSLQGGNTRVLLRHQLPRAKFHLPVLAKAAGWIQEIDTLSLGKMVVELGGGRKVIGEKIDHSVGLLLERKKTDPIEPNQVLLTIDTNESEPEKQLLLEETARQAFVLSPQPVRRSSSILQIIH; this is encoded by the coding sequence ATGACAATGACAATGGTGGATATCATCAACGCAAAACGGGAAGGACAGACGCTCAGCCGCGCAGAAATAGCTTATTTTGTAGAGCAATACGCCGAAGGACTGATTCCGGATTATCAGGCGGCCGCTTTATTGATGGCTATCTGCTGCAGGGGAGCGGATGAGCGGGAAACTTTTGATTTAACGGAAGCGATGCTGAAGTCCGGCAAAGAGCTGGATTTGCAGCGGATCGCGGGAATCAAAGTCGATAAACACAGTACGGGCGGGGTTGGGGACAAGCTGACGCTGGTCGCGGCGCCGCTGGCTGCGGCGGCCGGTGTGAAGGTCGCGAAGATGAGCGGCAGGGGTTTGGGGCATACCGGAGGAACTCTGGATAAATTAGAGTCAATCCCCGGCTTTCACAGTGTAATGGAACCGGAAGCCTTTATCAGACAGGTGGATCGCATGGGACTGGCGATTATCGGCCAGACGCATGATCTGGTGCCTGCCGATCAGAAACTCTATGCCTTGCGGGATGTCACCGGAACCGTTCAGTCGATTCCCCTGATTGCTGCCAGCATCATGTCCAAAAAGTTGGCGGCCGGCAGCAATAAGATTCTGTTGGATGTGACGGTTGGCAACGGAGCATTTATGAAAACCGAAGCGGAAGCGGTGGAATTGGCGCGGTTGATGGTAGCGATCGGCAAGACTGCCGGACGTGAAACGGTGGCTGTACTGACCGACATGAGTGAACCTTTGGGTTATGCGATCGGCAATTCTCTGGAAATTGAAGAAGCCATGGCGGCGCTGAACGGAGGCGGACCGCAGGACCTGCGCGAATTGGCGTTATTCTTTGCCGCTGAAATGCTGAAATTAGCCGGATTGAGTCAGGCTGAAGCGCAAGACCGCCGCCGCCTGGAGGAATTGTTGGATCATGGCCAGGCTTTGGCAAAGTTTCTGGAGATGGTCTCCCTCCAGGGCGGGAACACGCGGGTATTGCTGCGGCATCAGTTGCCGCGTGCCAAATTTCACCTGCCTGTTCTTGCGAAGGCAGCCGGCTGGATTCAAGAAATCGATACCCTGAGTTTAGGAAAAATGGTTGTGGAACTGGGCGGCGGACGGAAAGTGATAGGAGAAAAGATCGATCACTCGGTTGGTTTGCTGCTGGAGCGAAAAAAAACGGACCCGATTGAGCCAAATCAAGTCCTGCTCACGATCGATACCAATGAAAGTGAGCCGGAAAAACAGCTGCTCTTGGAAGAAACAGCCCGGCAGGCATTCGTCCTGAGTCCGCAACCGGTGCGGCGTTCCTCTTCCATTCTGCAGATCATCCACTGA
- the glnA gene encoding type I glutamate--ammonia ligase, which yields MLAKTANDVLAMAKENNVRFVELQLIDILGSQKTVSIPVTQLDKALNNEIAFDGSSIEGFVRINEADMLLYPDPNTFVIYPWLSGRQTTARLLCDVHNPDGTPFAGDPRGVLKKVVKEAEAMGFQLCAGTEAEFFLFEQGENGCPTVRTFDKGYYFDTDPTDKSEEARRDMVITLEEMGFSIEAAHHENAHGQHEIDFKYAGAIETADNIATLKTVVRIVARSHGMHATFMPKPIAGVAGSGMHIHQSVFQNGVNAFYDEKRPQGLSRMAESYIAGLMDHAGAMTAITNQLVNSYKRLVPGHEAPVYIAWAMANRSPLIRIPSRRGIGTRIELRSPDCSCNPYLALAVSMKAGLDGIKRQLVPPAPISDNIYELDEKQRQIRNILSLPGDLNQAMDALKADALMRETLGEHVFQSFLNAKSQEWADYSQQVHEWELNRYLWSF from the coding sequence ATGTTGGCAAAAACAGCAAATGATGTCTTGGCAATGGCCAAAGAGAACAATGTGCGGTTCGTCGAGCTTCAATTGATTGATATCCTGGGATCTCAGAAAACAGTTTCGATTCCCGTTACGCAATTGGATAAAGCGCTCAACAATGAGATTGCATTTGATGGTTCCTCCATTGAAGGGTTTGTCCGGATCAATGAAGCGGATATGCTGCTTTATCCGGACCCGAATACTTTTGTGATCTACCCCTGGCTGAGCGGCAGGCAGACAACAGCCAGACTGTTGTGCGATGTGCATAATCCGGACGGGACTCCTTTTGCCGGTGACCCGCGCGGCGTTTTGAAAAAAGTGGTCAAAGAAGCGGAAGCGATGGGTTTCCAGTTGTGCGCCGGCACCGAAGCGGAATTCTTCTTATTTGAACAGGGAGAAAATGGCTGTCCGACGGTCAGGACGTTTGACAAAGGTTACTACTTTGATACGGATCCAACCGATAAAAGTGAAGAAGCGCGCCGCGATATGGTCATCACTTTAGAGGAAATGGGTTTTTCCATTGAAGCGGCGCATCATGAAAATGCGCATGGTCAGCATGAGATCGATTTTAAATATGCCGGCGCGATCGAAACTGCGGATAATATCGCTACCTTGAAGACAGTGGTTCGCATTGTCGCACGCAGCCATGGCATGCATGCAACTTTTATGCCGAAACCGATTGCCGGTGTTGCCGGTTCCGGTATGCACATCCATCAATCGGTCTTTCAAAATGGTGTCAATGCTTTTTATGATGAGAAGCGTCCGCAGGGATTATCGCGGATGGCAGAGTCCTATATCGCCGGGTTGATGGATCATGCCGGTGCGATGACAGCCATTACCAATCAGCTGGTCAATTCCTATAAGCGGCTGGTTCCCGGACATGAAGCGCCGGTCTATATTGCCTGGGCGATGGCGAACCGCAGCCCCCTGATTCGAATCCCCAGCCGGCGCGGGATTGGCACGCGGATTGAATTGCGCAGCCCGGACTGTTCCTGCAATCCGTATCTGGCGCTGGCGGTCAGCATGAAAGCCGGCCTGGATGGAATCAAACGCCAGCTGGTTCCGCCGGCTCCCATCTCGGATAATATTTATGAGCTGGACGAAAAGCAGCGTCAGATCCGGAATATTCTTTCCTTACCCGGTGATTTGAATCAGGCAATGGACGCCTTGAAAGCGGATGCCTTGATGCGTGAAACACTAGGCGAACATGTCTTTCAGAGCTTCCTCAATGCCAAGAGCCAGGAATGGGCCGATTATTCTCAGCAGGTGCACGAGTGGGAATTGAATCGCTATCTCTGGAGTTTCTAA